A genome region from Streptomyces xanthophaeus includes the following:
- a CDS encoding MFS transporter — translation MNVALTQTDRAAGRTPGPGAVLAALAAAQFTVMLATSIVNVALPQIRAGAGLSDGGTTWVVNAYGLAFGALLLAGGRVSDLLGRRRVLAAGLALFALASVAAGLTTSAGVLITARAVQGVGAAAIAPAALALVMDRFPPGPGRGRALGVWGAVSGAGAAGGVLLGGVLTQAWGWPWIFHSVGLGAAVVLAAVIALVPRDASAAAGGKGERQRGRFDLLGTVTVTLALTCLVWGLTTARGAGWTDARVLGSLGAAAVLLAAFCMIERRRPNALVPPRLLTAGRVAAGNVLMALLGSVWIALFFFLPLYQQQVLGSGPLVTGVGQLPLAVAHMIGSALAPRIARAIGATATVTAALLTEAAGLLWLSWMRADGSYLVDVLGPSILVGLGLSIAFVQLTALAVDGVPRQDAGLAGGLVNTTRQVGGAIGLAALATLAGSVTTHATTAQPPLEALTAGYRAAFTVSAAILATTALLALLLTRRTGARTPTAAALPAADPGTSPLSPAGPAR, via the coding sequence ATGAACGTTGCACTCACGCAGACGGACCGGGCAGCGGGCCGGACTCCCGGGCCGGGAGCGGTGCTCGCCGCACTCGCCGCGGCCCAGTTCACCGTCATGCTCGCCACCTCGATCGTCAATGTGGCGCTGCCGCAGATCCGTGCGGGTGCCGGCCTCTCGGACGGCGGGACCACCTGGGTGGTCAATGCCTACGGCCTGGCATTCGGCGCGCTGCTCCTGGCGGGCGGACGGGTCTCCGACCTGCTCGGCCGACGCCGGGTGCTGGCCGCCGGGCTCGCCCTGTTCGCGCTGGCCTCGGTGGCGGCGGGACTGACCACCTCCGCCGGCGTGCTGATCACGGCCCGTGCGGTGCAGGGCGTCGGCGCCGCCGCGATCGCCCCGGCCGCGCTCGCCCTGGTGATGGACCGGTTCCCGCCGGGCCCCGGGCGCGGCAGGGCCCTGGGGGTGTGGGGAGCGGTCTCCGGCGCGGGAGCGGCCGGCGGCGTGCTGCTGGGCGGTGTGCTCACCCAGGCCTGGGGCTGGCCCTGGATCTTCCACTCGGTGGGGCTCGGAGCGGCGGTGGTACTGGCCGCCGTGATCGCGCTCGTGCCACGGGACGCGTCGGCGGCGGCCGGTGGAAAGGGCGAGCGGCAGCGCGGTCGGTTCGATCTGCTGGGTACCGTCACCGTCACCCTCGCCCTGACCTGCCTGGTGTGGGGGCTGACCACCGCACGCGGCGCCGGCTGGACCGACGCCCGGGTGCTGGGCTCCCTCGGGGCCGCCGCCGTGCTGCTCGCGGCCTTCTGCATGATCGAGCGCCGCCGGCCGAACGCGCTCGTACCGCCGCGGCTGCTCACCGCCGGGCGGGTCGCCGCGGGCAATGTGCTGATGGCGCTGCTGGGTTCCGTGTGGATCGCCCTGTTCTTCTTCCTGCCGCTCTATCAGCAACAGGTCCTCGGCTCCGGCCCCTTGGTCACCGGTGTGGGGCAACTCCCGCTCGCCGTCGCCCATATGATCGGCTCCGCTCTCGCACCGCGGATCGCCCGGGCCATCGGTGCCACCGCGACCGTGACCGCGGCCCTGCTGACCGAGGCGGCCGGCCTGTTGTGGCTGTCGTGGATGCGGGCGGACGGGAGCTACCTCGTCGATGTCCTCGGGCCGAGCATCCTGGTCGGTCTGGGCCTGAGCATCGCCTTCGTCCAGCTCACCGCACTCGCCGTGGACGGCGTACCCCGGCAGGACGCGGGACTGGCCGGCGGACTGGTGAACACCACCCGCCAGGTCGGCGGCGCGATCGGCCTCGCCGCCCTGGCCACCCTGGCCGGCTCCGTCACCACCCACGCAACCACCGCTCAGCCACCCCTGGAAGCCCTCACCGCCGGATACCGGGCCGCCTTCACCGTCTCCGCCGCAATCCTCGCCACCACCGCACTCCTCGCACTCCTCCTCACCCGCCGCACCGGGGCGCGTACCCCGACCGCCGCCGCCCTGCCCGCCGCGGACCCGGGAACCTCCCCGCTCTCCCCCGCCGGGCCGGCCCGGTAG
- a CDS encoding SRPBCC family protein produces the protein MVTIDETAPVIVRLSTVIDAPLTTVWALHTDVAAWPAWNADIDRTEVDGPLLPGRSFSWLTHGLDITSTVQELVPGKRIVWGGTVDGIVGIHVWVFEESGAGVVVRTEESWSGAPVDAETDELGKALHDSLEGWLTHLKSRAEQAA, from the coding sequence ATGGTCACCATCGACGAGACCGCTCCCGTGATCGTCCGCCTGAGCACCGTGATCGACGCCCCGCTCACGACCGTGTGGGCGCTGCACACCGACGTCGCGGCCTGGCCCGCATGGAACGCGGACATCGACCGGACCGAGGTCGACGGCCCGCTGCTGCCCGGCAGGTCGTTCAGCTGGCTCACCCACGGCCTGGACATCACCTCCACCGTGCAGGAGCTGGTCCCCGGGAAGCGGATCGTCTGGGGCGGGACCGTCGACGGCATCGTCGGCATCCACGTGTGGGTCTTCGAAGAGTCCGGTGCAGGGGTCGTCGTCCGCACCGAGGAGTCCTGGAGCGGCGCCCCGGTCGACGCCGAGACCGACGAGCTGGGCAAGGCGCTCCACGACTCCCTGGAGGGCTGGCTCACCCACCTCAAGAGCCGTGCCGAACAGGCCGCCTGA
- a CDS encoding carotenoid oxygenase family protein: protein MTTTPPYLTGHYTPVAEEVSASGLTVEGTLPPELTGRLLRNGHNPKPGVTPTHWFKGSGMVHGIRLRDGRAEWYRNRWVHTPALDGAPYMTEHGPDLTASAAGTHVIEHGGRLLALCEANLPFELTPDLDTVGAYDFDGKLRTAMTAHPKEDPVTGELHFFGSSPFPPFLTHYVADAKGAITHSAEVPGATAALKHDFAITRRHVVFVEGNVTFDHTESSGIPYSWSDHQPARIGVMPRGEDGARHTRWFSIEPGNMLHVSNAYEDGQGRIVLEGPTVDREGFHLSWNWWVGAPGRGSEPVARSYTRRWVLDLIAGTVDEQIIDDLPVEFPTINEDYLGAENRYQYAISFPDEKGFGGYGIVKYDRTTGARRIHQIGDARMPSEAVFVPAAGTAREDDGYLLTVVSDLKQNASQLLVLDASGLDRIATVHLPHRVSSGLHGSWIPDTTLDGSAG, encoded by the coding sequence ATGACGACCACCCCGCCGTACCTGACCGGCCACTACACCCCCGTCGCCGAGGAGGTCTCCGCCTCCGGCCTCACCGTCGAGGGCACGCTGCCGCCCGAGCTGACGGGCCGGCTGCTGCGCAACGGGCACAACCCCAAGCCCGGGGTCACCCCCACCCACTGGTTCAAGGGCAGCGGGATGGTCCACGGCATCCGGCTGCGCGACGGTCGCGCCGAGTGGTACCGCAACCGCTGGGTCCACACCCCCGCCCTCGACGGCGCCCCCTACATGACCGAGCACGGCCCCGACCTGACCGCCAGCGCCGCCGGCACCCACGTCATCGAGCACGGCGGACGCCTCCTCGCGCTGTGCGAGGCCAACCTCCCCTTCGAGCTCACCCCGGACCTCGACACGGTCGGCGCCTACGACTTCGACGGCAAACTGCGCACCGCCATGACCGCGCACCCCAAGGAAGACCCCGTGACCGGGGAGCTCCACTTCTTCGGCTCCTCCCCCTTCCCGCCGTTCCTGACCCACTACGTCGCCGACGCCAAGGGCGCCATCACCCACAGCGCCGAGGTCCCGGGGGCGACCGCCGCCCTCAAGCACGACTTCGCCATCACCCGCCGCCACGTCGTCTTCGTCGAGGGAAACGTCACCTTCGACCACACCGAAAGCTCCGGCATCCCCTACAGCTGGAGCGACCACCAGCCCGCCCGCATCGGCGTCATGCCCCGCGGCGAGGACGGCGCCCGCCACACCCGCTGGTTCTCCATCGAACCCGGCAACATGCTCCACGTCTCGAACGCCTACGAGGACGGCCAGGGCCGCATCGTCCTGGAAGGCCCCACCGTCGACCGTGAGGGCTTCCACCTCTCCTGGAACTGGTGGGTCGGCGCACCCGGACGCGGGAGCGAGCCCGTCGCCCGCTCCTACACCCGCCGCTGGGTCCTCGACCTGATCGCCGGCACCGTCGACGAACAGATCATCGACGACCTCCCCGTCGAGTTCCCCACCATCAACGAGGACTACCTCGGCGCCGAGAACCGCTACCAGTACGCGATCTCCTTCCCCGACGAGAAGGGCTTCGGCGGCTACGGCATCGTGAAGTACGACCGCACCACCGGCGCCCGCCGCATCCACCAGATCGGCGACGCCCGCATGCCGAGCGAGGCCGTCTTCGTCCCCGCCGCCGGCACCGCCCGCGAGGACGACGGCTACCTCCTCACCGTCGTCTCCGACCTCAAGCAGAACGCGTCACAGCTCCTCGTGCTGGACGCCTCCGGCCTCGACCGCATCGCCACCGTCCACCTCCCCCACCGCGTCAGCTCCGGCCTCCACGGCTCCTGGATCCCCGACACCACCCTGGACGGATCCGCGGGCTGA